A genomic stretch from Mycobacterium cookii includes:
- a CDS encoding DUF2781 domain-containing protein, giving the protein MSRKIDCALAILFAALFIGWLGSDGGATFGLIDRSTGWYANEVDPIFRNPPSWLVTSGWFGFAFGPLYGLAAYGLFRKSPWLSYVVLPLVGMAVVANGIYLIEDLSGDVPPINLTWFYIFNVPYTLVPILAAIWVVVQQVRANGSTPRSEFAAKAPPATAST; this is encoded by the coding sequence ATGAGCCGGAAAATCGATTGCGCCCTGGCGATTCTGTTCGCGGCGCTGTTCATCGGATGGCTCGGATCGGACGGTGGGGCGACGTTCGGCCTCATCGACAGGTCCACCGGTTGGTATGCGAACGAAGTTGACCCGATATTCCGCAACCCGCCATCGTGGCTCGTCACCTCCGGCTGGTTTGGCTTCGCGTTCGGACCTCTCTATGGCCTAGCAGCGTACGGACTATTCCGGAAGTCACCCTGGCTGTCCTATGTCGTACTCCCGCTTGTCGGGATGGCCGTCGTGGCGAATGGCATCTACCTGATCGAGGACCTATCGGGCGATGTCCCACCGATAAATCTCACCTGGTTCTACATCTTCAACGTGCCCTACACGTTGGTCCCCATACTTGCGGCAATCTGGGTCGTTGTGCAGCAGGTACGAGCCAACGGATCAACTCCAAGAAGCGAGTTCGCAGCCAAGGCGCCGCCTGCTACTGCTTCGACCTAG
- a CDS encoding TIGR03085 family metal-binding protein, with the protein MADPLFDAIERKRLANLLDELGPDAPTLLDPWTTRDLASHLVLREHDLIAAPGLVIPGAWSRFAERRRNALAHRDFSWLVDTIRSGPPRGFFRINWVRRLPNLNEFFVHHEDVRRANGLAPRANSPAMDAALWRNVSFAPWLLARRLRDTGLELEWAGTGKTLRVRRGKPAARIVGLPGELLLYLFGRQRAARVDVNGPACAIEAVGRAQFGM; encoded by the coding sequence ATGGCCGACCCGCTCTTCGACGCCATCGAGCGAAAGCGGCTCGCCAACCTCCTCGATGAACTCGGTCCCGATGCGCCGACCCTCCTGGACCCTTGGACGACGCGCGATCTGGCCTCGCACCTTGTGCTCCGAGAGCACGACCTCATCGCGGCACCTGGGCTCGTCATCCCGGGTGCGTGGAGCCGCTTCGCCGAACGGCGCAGAAATGCACTCGCACACAGGGATTTCTCCTGGCTCGTTGACACGATCCGATCGGGGCCGCCACGGGGCTTCTTCCGCATCAATTGGGTGCGGCGATTACCCAACCTCAATGAGTTCTTTGTCCACCATGAGGACGTGCGTAGAGCCAACGGCCTTGCCCCGCGGGCGAACTCCCCCGCGATGGACGCGGCTCTGTGGCGCAACGTCAGTTTCGCGCCATGGTTGCTCGCTCGGCGACTACGCGATACTGGCCTTGAGCTCGAGTGGGCTGGGACGGGAAAGACCCTAAGGGTCCGGCGAGGGAAACCCGCGGCTCGCATCGTCGGACTGCCGGGCGAGCTGCTGTTGTATCTCTTCGGTCGTCAGCGCGCAGCGCGAGTCGACGTCAACGGGCCGGCTTGCGCGATCGAAGCCGTCGGGCGCGCGCAATTCGGCATGTAA